From Branchiostoma lanceolatum isolate klBraLanc5 chromosome 16, klBraLanc5.hap2, whole genome shotgun sequence:
ATACATAAATCTCTAAGTACTACTTCTATGTTGCCATCTATAGACATAGACGCCTGTTTGCCTAATCCGTGTGACGCCCGggccacctgtacggataatcccgctcctgccctcaatgcgacttgtacctgtaccCTGTGGTATACAGGAGATGGTCTTGTCAATGGAACTGGGTGTTCAGGTATTACTTGATAACATTTTGTACGTGGGTTGCTTTGCACGTCTATTTTGGCTAATTACGTCTCCTTTTTTTACATAAGTCTAGTTATGATGATAGTTCATCCTCTCAACTAAGCAACTGTTTAGTTATTACTAATATGTTATCCCTAATACTAGTATTCAGAGCGCCTCATAGGTAAACAGCATATCGTAGATATATGATGTCTTTCTTCACGGTTTGGTCCTATTCATCTCGGGTGCTTTAAACCTGAAATAAAACCTTTGAACAAAGGCAAAGGGAAACTTAAAAGGTTGTCTCATTTTCTAGTAGTCAAGAAAATAACGTATCTTAGCTATTCTGAAGACATCATTTTCGCGAGTCCAAACCACCTTTCCAACTACTCGTAACAACACCAAACTGAATTTGACGCTTCCAGTGACAACTTCGCCTCCAAGTCTGATGTACCGGCTACTGCAAGGCGTTCGTGAAAATCTCCAGCTATTTTCCATGAATGACAGTTCTACCATGGATGACTGGCAAAAATGGAGAACGGGGAAGGCTGTTCCACGCAGTTATAAGAAGGAAAGCAGTCCACCTACGAGAGGTATCAAACGCTCACGTTTTAGTTTCATTTGAAGCTCAGAGGTAGACATGTCGATTTTCAATCCTTTCATTCAATCGGCATCGTTCTTTGATACTTCGTGGTTAGCTTTGAAGAATATCGTTCTTCTTCTATTTCATAGCAGCTGGCAACGTCGAGGTGATTTACTCTGTTGCTGTTCTTGAAGTCGGGCCGCTTTCTGAAGCAAATTCGGTGAGCCTGCTAGACACGTCGAACTTGAAATTGCAGGGCTGCCTCTATGGCTTTAAAGTTGTATTCACACATTATTTATTCAtgtattcagatttaccacatttgtggacggattgacataacaggtgactattgccctttcaagatgtcatcccagaccagactgtaaggtttggaccatcgcacaccggggcatgcccctactcctttttgacaggtgtggtgggttcttaaacgtgaCCGGGGTGTGGctttccccaaacacgggacctccatttaacgtcctatctcagatcgtccctaaccgaagctaggtactcattatgGGAGTGGAGCGGGTGTAACGAGGACCGGAAGCCGTTGTCACCAGCAAAACTAGGGTGGTCCTTTGCCATGGTTCCCTGCGCAAAATTTTGGGAGTTCAAATCCTCCGAAACGCTATTTCACGCATTTTCGAAAGCTTTGAAATGTGATGTATgtcatttttaaaagaaaagaaaagagttCCATCAGTTTGATGCATGACGTTCAGATGTTTTGGACGGACGAGGTGAAATTTGTTTCATCCCAACAAGAAAATGTTTTGGTCCTAGAGGCAGCCCTGTGTTGAAGCCTTTGTTATGAATGCAATATAGCCGAGCCTGGAGTATATTTACATGTTATCTGTTCAACCTCCCTCAGAATATGACGGCGACGATTCAATACACCATGGTTTGGGTCGACAATCGGCTGTCAGAGCTGACAAGTCATGTGACGCCGGTTTCCAGTACTCTCCTCTGGGTGCCTCCACTCGCCTTCGGAACAACCGTTCGGAGGGTCACGTACATCGCTGATGATAGGAAAGACAACAGCACAATAAACATGTGGCTTCAGCGTCAAGGGTTCATGTTTTACAAACTCACGTACGTACTCAATAAAAAATGTGGCAATTGACAATTGATTGGTCTTACAGTTAttactgatatatatatatatatatatatatatatatatatatatatatatatatatatatatatatatatatatacaggtttGTGAAACACCAATGATAACATAGAAAGTTTAAACCCATTTCTCTTGTCACAGGAGAAAGCTGGAGTTGATTTGTCCGCCGAGTCTGGAAAAATTCCCATTTGACGACTATGAGTGCAGCATTGAGCTCCATGGATGTAAGTGATTGTTTTGTATGCATCCTAACTTAAAACAGCCGAGCGTTGTGCCTTCTTTATTGATGAATTAGATCAACTTCATATCCGACACTGTTGGACGGGGAGGGACACAGACCTTAAGCTTGTTAGTCACAGTGTCCTTTGGCTGTCCACCGCCAATTCTATACACATGACATGATGaagttgttgtcttttgtatagaATCTAGGTGCATTTAAAATGTAAACATACTAGAACAAAAATTGACAGTTCCAAGTTCTGTCATATGTTCTGAGGGACTTAAGCAAGGAAGTGATGAAATTGTACTTTTCTTAGTTTTGACACTTTCCTCCATCTAACCACTATCTAGACGGCGGAGTTGTCTTCCCCTTACGTCAGCCATCGAAGTCTTATGAAGCGGGACCTGTCGAGGTGGACATGACTgcagtgacgtcacaattcgTAATGACAGGGCTGAAACTCAGTTCAAGGGTTACCCCTCTCAATAAGCACACAGGTATTACTGTCACGACGATCAGTTATGCATTATGCCAATACGTTTGTCATAAATTGTCACCATATTATACATTAAACTAACATGTATAACGCTACATTGATTTGTTTTTCAACGTGTACAGGATGTGAACTGTTTGGAGCCAACTGCACCTTCCCTACAAACGACTGTCCGCTGATGAAAGGTTGTAGCGAGGAAAGTGACGAATGTTACTGGTGCAAACACTTAGTGGGAACATGCAGCTACATGAGCGCTACTGACCAGTGTTCCAACACCTCATCGGGTAAGAATCTAaactttgttggatccgtttgGAAAACTTGATGATGGTGTATCGTCGTATaagagtactagtactgtaacatGTAGCAGTTGACCAGTTAATAACCCAATTTGCGTTCTATTTCGGTAATTTCTTCATTTGTATTCGTGCATCTTGATTTTGCACTCCCAGTGGCCTGCAGCTGCTGAGATTGCCTGTGCATCATTTATGACCATTGATGCTCCTTCTTCTACGAATCAAATACATCAAAACTCTCTCAATTGTTTCGAAACTGAATTTTGATGGGTGCAACAAACTGAAACCCTAGAAAATGTTAAGTCTTTAAAAGCCTCTATATCAATTCTTCAAAAGGCTTCTATGTATGCATTCTTACCTCACAATGTTGCAGGACTGGCCACACTTGAGGTCCAGCTGAGCTTCTCTCGCCGAAGATGGAGTCACGTGTATCGAACCTTCGTCCCAAGTGTCGTCATCGTGGGCTGTTCCTGGATCTCCTTCTGGCTCCATCCGAGTGACATCACGGCAAGAGTCCAGCTCTGTATCACGGTGTTACTTGGCCTCATCACCACGGCCGGCAATCGTAAGGAGCATGGGGTAAGACTGTCTGCCTGAATATTGTGAAATTTCATGTCTAAATGCTACCGTGTACTGTACGTATGTATACGGTACCTGTgagtcatgtagttttgtccagttatgTTTTTGATAGATAGATTGACCACAGGAAGATGAGCTTTAATGTACAAGTAtaattgtggatctgaataaactcAAACCACCAGAGAATCCCTTCAATGAAGCCATTCACATGCCCCAACTTGCACATGGGTGTGTTGGAAACTGGTGGGAGAACGTCAGCCTCCAACCATGCGACTTCTCTTTGCAGGTCACAGTTGTAAGGGCAGAAGATGTCTGGATGTGCGGTGGCGTCATCATCGTCACGCTCGCTCTGTTTGAGACAGTTGTCGTCAACTCCATCCTCCGCGGAAATGTAAGTTAAATAAAATGTATTAGTCACATCTGTTCTGCAAAGCAAAATGAATCTACACGTTGCATTGCTAAAGGTTTTACGATGTACGTGAATGCCGTAATTATTTCCACCCCCCTCCTTATCGCTTCGGTACTAGCGCAGGGTGTCATCTCACAATCATGTGCccatgtatatatatggcctcaTTGGTTGAGCCCGTTTGATGGACTGTCATCCCTCTCCCCCAAATGCAGCTCTCATTCTGCAAGAGCCGTGGAACACGAGTTGAGCCGATCCAAGGACCTTCGACAGCTTGGgctgaagatgaagaaaaagaagaaacatcGAGCGCATCTAACGAAACTACAGCTAGTAGGGTCGACTTCTTCTCCAGAATCCTGTTCCCGATCGGTTTTACTGTCTTTGTAGCCGGATTCCTTCTGTACTATATTTAGTGTAAGATACCCATGACTTGCATATTGCTTGGCATTCTTCATTTGATAACAGTCTTggatatacgttgatgaaggttagacatccaggtagaaagatacgccaaaaatagttattcaagcaactggataaaattttgaaacagtcagacgttgcCTTGAactaatcttcttttgaagactacgccAAAACATCCTAAactgtctttacctcattaacatatctattcagagttttggtataaatctgtTTTTCCAGTCCTTATCgtttgtcactgacgaaagacagcggatgctgtctgaaatgtctgactgtttccaaattttatccagttgcttgagtcttGGATATCCACATCGTTATGGATCTAATGGATGTGGGCATAGAAGATTTAAACTTAAACTGGCCGACTGAGATATTGATATGAGAAAACCCGCTGCTATCCGTGGTATAAAAGACGTTATTGTAAATATAGACTCAAGTATTTCGAATGTACGTCATAATGTACTTAAATTTGGCACTAACATGTGTAAAAGTCTAACTAATGTAAGTGTATCTACAGCTGTTTATACAATTATAAGAAGTTCGGATGATTCTCGATCGTCGAATTTGCAAGTGAAAAAAAGCCGGATGGTTTCCGTATGGCAACTGTAACAACTGAAGAGACGAAATTGACTTGGAACAGGGTTATTTTATCACTCCAAACTTTCTCCAATGTGTGCTTGAAATAGTATCTGTATTGAGATTTATGAAAGATATTTCAAAAGCATTAATAGCTAATAGCACCGCGCTAGTGTATCCACCCATTTAAAGTATAACCGTATTTCCAGTACACAGTAAGGActcttttcaactgcaaaatatACTCTACAGTCTAAATCATAAGGCACAATGTTTATGGTCACCGCATGTAGCATTGAACGAAAAGTTCATCGATTCACACATTGTAGCTAAAATGTTCTCGGTGATAGGTGATTATCTTTTAACGTGTTGTGACACTTGCGTAAGGTTGCGCGCAAAGAGAGTCAGCTTTAACGGGTTTAACTTTGCTTTGACGGCGATCGACGAGCCCCGCCGTATGTTCCTCTCCAACTCTCCTTCCTTTACCACCAGAACCTTGTCGAAAACGTTGTAGCTGTACAAGTAGATGTACGTGAACTCTCTCCGGGCTGTGACTCTCCGATCCGCGCAGAGGTAGATGCTATCGTTGATCGTGAGTATGCCGTCGATGTGTTGAGCGATGGGGTTCTCTTCCCCGCGGATGATATGCCACTGCTGAAAGTCAGGGTTGAACACTTCGATAGAAGAGAGCCCCTTGTAAAGATGGAGGTAGCCGCCTGCTACATAGATGCGGTTGTTTATCACGGTAGCACACGGGAGTTGACGTCGTTCGTACATCGGTGGCCACTCGCGCCAGGCGTCGTTGTCAGGACTGTAGGCCATGACAGCATTCGTGCTGCCGGCGCCGGGTATCTCACCGCCTAGAACACACACAACGCCGCCGAGAGACACTGAACAGTGGTCCGATACCGCCTTAGGCATCGAGGTGACAAATGTCCAGGAATCGCTGGCTACGTCGTAACATTCCACGGTATTCAACACCTTACAGGCACGTAGCTCTTGACTGTACGGTCCCAACCCACCTGTTGCATAGAGTTTCCCGCCAACTTCTGACAGAGAAAAGCACTGTCTGGGGGTTAGCATGTGAGCACAGCTGTCCCACTGGTTTGCGTCAGGGTTATACCTGTAGACTCTGCCGTGAACATCGGTATAGTCCGACACTCCTCCTCCCCAGAAGATTACACCGGTCGAAGTGGCCACGCAGGAGGGGTGGGACACCTCACCGACCGGGGGCGGAGGGATGGAGTACGCGCGGCGGTCTTCAGGCTCGAAACAGTTGTTTGGGAAATGGTCGGAACCCACAAACACGATCATCTCTCTATCCTGCATCCCTTCTCGGAGAGTATCGTTCGATGTTACCTCACCATTACCATGGTAGCTGACAGATGATACTACGTCGTCATGGTAACCGTCAGGGCTGCCATGTCTACTGAGTGCAGTCTTGACCAACTGTTGTAGATCTGTTGAAGTATAGAATATTTCCTCATTCTCAAATAGCTTACCAAGACATTCCGGCTTCAAAAGGGGATACCTGATGTCCTTAAGGACTTCCGCTGCAACGTCTTCTCTTTCCTTAAGATGCTTAAGCCACCTTAAGGCGACTTCAAGTGTCTGCTCCTCCTGTAAGACCCAGAGACTATTAGAAGAGACTATGTCCACGACGGCTTCCACGGGAAGCGTTAAGAAACTATCAGAGTTGGAAATATCTAAGAAATGTTCCCCAATAAATCTTAAGGCACTGTCTTGGAGATCAGGGTACTCGTACAGCTTCGCCAGCATGAACACATCCAGGCATGACTCGGTGGTGAGATGCTGTGAGAGGTACTGACAACA
This genomic window contains:
- the LOC136421916 gene encoding kelch-like protein 18, with product MATSRRRHVPSDDLVPNFDKPPDEGDDEKIYHENQSHGSYLAKGLMQLYKNEELCDVTLEVQGQRFSCHRNVLAASVPYFRVMFTSGLSETNQDVVLLQGVTAQAIAQILDYIYSGKVCLSPADTLDILSAANLFQMPELCRACCQYLSQHLTTESCLDVFMLAKLYEYPDLQDSALRFIGEHFLDISNSDSFLTLPVEAVVDIVSSNSLWVLQEEQTLEVALRWLKHLKEREDVAAEVLKDIRYPLLKPECLGKLFENEEIFYTSTDLQQLVKTALSRHGSPDGYHDDVVSSVSYHGNGEVTSNDTLREGMQDREMIVFVGSDHFPNNCFEPEDRRAYSIPPPPVGEVSHPSCVATSTGVIFWGGGVSDYTDVHGRVYRYNPDANQWDSCAHMLTPRQCFSLSEVGGKLYATGGLGPYSQELRACKVLNTVECYDVASDSWTFVTSMPKAVSDHCSVSLGGVVCVLGGEIPGAGSTNAVMAYSPDNDAWREWPPMYERRQLPCATVINNRIYVAGGYLHLYKGLSSIEVFNPDFQQWHIIRGEENPIAQHIDGILTINDSIYLCADRRVTARREFTYIYLYSYNVFDKVLVVKEGELERNIRRGSSIAVKAKLNPLKLTLFARNLTQVSQHVKR
- the LOC136421924 gene encoding glycine receptor subunit alpha-2-like; the protein is MTATIQYTMVWVDNRLSELTSHVTPVSSTLLWVPPLAFGTTVRRVTYIADDRKDNSTINMWLQRQGFMFYKLTRKLELICPPSLEKFPFDDYECSIELHGYGGVVFPLRQPSKSYEAGPVEVDMTAVTSQFVMTGLKLSSRVTPLNKHTGCELFGANCTFPTNDCPLMKGCSEESDECYWCKHLVGTCSYMSATDQCSNTSSGLATLEVQLSFSRRRWSHVYRTFVPSVVIVGCSWISFWLHPSDITARVQLCITVLLGLITTAGNRKEHGVTVVRAEDVWMCGGVIIVTLALFETVVVNSILRGNLSFCKSRGTRVEPIQGPSTAWAEDEEKEETSSASNETTASRVDFFSRILFPIGFTVFVAGFLLYYI